CTTATGTAGGTCAGTTATATTTGCAATATGATATAAATAAAACCACATTGAAGATAGGTAGACAGGAAATAAATACTCCTCTTGCAGGAATGGATGATGCAAGAATGCTTCCTAATTTATTTGAAGGGGCATTAATCACAAATAAATCCTTAGATAAAACAACTTTAATCTTAGGACATTTCTGGAATATGGCTTATGGAACATTTGCAAATGCTTATAGTGCATGCTCATATCTTGGTTTACAATCAGGTTATGGATGTGGAGGATATACATCTTTAAATGTTGGACTTGCAAAATATGATACCGGTAATTTTATGAATATGGGTAAACAAGCCATAGGAAAAAGCAATGCCGGTGTCACAGTTCTTGCAGCTATATATGAAGGAATACCTAACTTAAAACTCCAGTTTTGGGATTATTATGCATGGGATATGTTAAATGCAGTTTATTTACAGGGAGATTATACATTTAATGTTGCAAATATGAAAACAACAGTATCAGCTCAGTATATAAATGAAACAAATGTAGGAAATAATATTAAAAAAGTATTCGGTAAAGAAGTAGGAGCTAATTTATTTGGTGCAAAAATAAATGTTAATCCTGTTTCTTCTTTAAATGTATATGCAGCATGGTCAACAACAGGCAAAGATGAAGGAAAATTATTAAATGGTGGTTTAGTAACTCCTTGGGGTGGAACACCTGGATTTGTGCAAGGAACTGTTACAAGACTTGGTTATGTAGCAGATACTACAGCTTGGAAAGTAGGAGCAAGTTATGACATTATTAAAGGATTAAATCTTCATGTAGCATATTCTTACTTTAATGTTGGTAATAAAGCTGTATATGCTTCAAGAACCCACGATGCATCTGAAACAGACTGGGACATCACTTATAAATGCAGATTAATTAAAAATTTAGAATGGAAAGCCAGAGGAATATATACATGGAATTTTGTGCCGGGACAAAACTTTACAGAATATAGATTAATAGCAAATTATAACTTCTAAAAGGAGGTATGCCATGGATTACAAATTAGTGGAAAAAATTAAATCATTGCCGGAGTTTCAAAAGCTAGTAGCAGAAAGGAATAAAATTATGATAACCCTGACTGCCATTGAGCTTATTGTTTATTTTGGATTTATTTTGCTTGTAGCATTTAATAAAGAATTTCTTGCTACAAAGCTCGGAGATGGTGTTACAACAATAGGTATTCCTATTGGTATTGGTGTAATTGTTATATCTTTTTTACTTACCGGAGTATATGTTTATATAGCAAATAAAGAGTATGATGAATTATCAGAAAAAATTAAAGAAAAAGTAAAAAAGGAGGTATAATCAGATGCTTTCAAAGAGAGGGATATTTTTTTACTTAGCAAGTTTGGCAGTTGTAGCTTTGGCTTTTGCTGCCGGAGTTGAAGGAGAAGTAAAAAAGCAACCGGTAAATATGAATGCAATTATAATGTTCCTCATATTTGTAGCTGCTACACTTGGAATAACATATTGGGCAGCAAAGAGAACCAGAACAGCTAAGGATTTCTATACAGCAGGTGGTGGTATTACCGGTTTTCAAAATGGTCTTGCTATTGCAGGTGATTTTATGTCAGCTGCAAGCTTCCTTGGTATAGCAGGTCTTGTTTATAAATCCGGTTATGATGGATTATTATACTCAATCGGTTTCTTAGTCGGTTGGCCTATTGTTATGTTTTTACTTTCAGAACCTCTTAGAAATTTGGGTAAATATACATTTGCAGATGTCACTTCTTTCAGACTTGAACAAAGAAGAATAAGAATTCTTGCATCTCTTGGTTCTATTTCGGTTGTAATCTTTTATCTTATTGCTCAGATGGTTGGTGCAGGAAAATTAATTCAGCTTCTATTTGGCTTACCATATTCTACCGCAATTATAATAGTAGGAACGCTTATGATTATATATGTTACTTTTGGTGGAATGCTTGCAACAACATGGATACAGATAGTTAAAGCAATTTTATTACTTGGTGGTGCTTCTTTTATGGCTTTAATGGTTTTAATGCATTTTGGATTTAGCTTTACAGAGTTATTCCGCACAGCTACTCAGGTTCATGCAAAAGGTGAAGCTATAATGGCTCCCGGTGGACTTGTATCTGACCCTCTTAATGCTATATCTCTTGGGCTTGCACTTATGTTTGGAACAGCCGGATTACCTCACATACTTATGAGATTTTTCACAGTTCCAAATGCAAAAGAAGCAAGAAAATCAGTTTTCTTTGCTACCGGATTTATAGGATATTTCTATATTCTTACATTCATAATAGGATTTGGTGCTATCGCTTTATTTGTAAATCATCCTGAATTTTTCACAAATGCAAAACAGATTGTAGTTGATGGTATAACAAAAATAGTATCTGCAACTGATGAAACTAAAAACCTTATCGGAGATAAAAAAGCATTAATCGGTGGAGAAAATATGACTGCAATTCATTTGGCAAATGCTGTTGGTGGTAGTGTATTCATGGGATTTATTTCAGCTGTTGCTTTTGCTACAATCTTAGCAGTTGTAGCCGGATTAACCCTTGCCGGTGCTTCCACAATATCCCACGACCTTTATGCTAATGTAATAGGAAAAGGTAAAATAGATGAACAAACAGAAATGAAAGTTTCTAAAATAACAACATTTATTATAGGTATTCTTGCTATCTTACTTGGAATAGCTTTTGAAAAACAAAACGTTGCATTTATGGTTGGTCTTGCATTTGCTATTGCAGCATCTGTTAACTTCCCAATATTATTGTTATCTATATACTGGAAAGGATTGACAACAAGAGGAGCTTTCTGGGGTGGTCTTACAGGACTTGTTATAGCTATAGTATTAATTATAATCAGCCCGGCAGTTTGGAAAGATGTTCTCGGAAATCCTGATGGCTTAATTAAACTCAAAAATCCGGCTATATTCTCTATGACAGCTACATTTATAGTAGCTTACATAATATCTAAACTTGATAACTCTGAAAGAGCTAAAATAGATAAAGAAGGATTTGAGCCACAATATGTAAGGTCTCAAACCGGAATAGGTGCAGAAGGAGCCGTTTCACATTAATTTATAAAGGGGAGCTTTTAGCTCCCTATTTTTAACAAAGAGGAAAAAATGAGTTTAGCAGATATTAAACTATATTTAAAAAGCACAACACCATACCAATTTTTAACAGAAAACCAGTTAGATAAAATAATAAACAATACGGATATTGTTTATCTGAAAGAAAATAAACAGGTAGAAGATACAGAGAACAATATTTATATAGTTTTGAAAGGCTTAATAGTAGAGATAGATAAAGAAGGAAAAGAAGTTGAATATTATCCAAAAGATGCCACATTTGATATAAAATCAATAAAAAATGGAAATTCAGAAAATATATTTGTGGCCAAAGAAGAAGCTATTTTATACAAAATTCCAAAAACTATAATCAAACAAATATTTGAAGAAAATAAAGAATTTCAAAATTATTTCTTAAAATCATTATCCGAAAGGTTAAGCTCATTATCCCAAACAGACACATATCTATTCTCAAAAATAAAAAATATACCTTTTTCAAAACCAGTTATTTTAGATAAAAATCTACCAATAATAGAAGCAGTAAAAGAGATGGATAAACAAAAAGCCACATCTATAATTGTAGATTTTGGAGAAAATTATGGAATAATAACAGATTCCGATTTACGAAAGAAAGTTATAATAGCCCAAAAAGATATAAATCTACCGATAGAAGAGATAGCAAATAAAAATTTAATATCTGTAAATATAGATGATTTTTTATTTGATGCTATAATGAAAATGATAAAACATAATATAAAAAGAGTAGTAATAGAAGATAAAGGAAAAATTGTTGGAATACTAAATGAAACAGATTTATTAACTCTTTATTCAAATCAACCACAATTTTTAGCCTTAAAAATAGAAAAAGCCTCTTCCTTAGAAGAAGTAAAAAATATATCAGAAGGAATGATAAATGTTGTAAATCTACTTTTAAAAGAAGGAATTAGAATAAGACATATAATGAAATTTGTAACAGAAATCAATATAAAAATATACAAAAAAGTTTTTAATCTATTAGCTGATGAAGAGATAAAAAATAATGTGGCCCTTATAATAATGGGTAGTGAAGGAAGAAAAGAGCAGATATTAAAAACAGACCAAGATAATGGATTGATATTAAAAGATGGATTTAATAAAGATTTAGAAGAGTTTGCAAATAAATTTACACAAAGTTTGATATATCTTGGTTATCCACCATGTGATGGAAATGTTATGGTATCAAATAAAGAATTTAGAAAAAAATTATCCGAATACAAAGAAGATATTTTAAAATGGATAGATAAACATGAAAAATATCTAAATTTATCAATAATGATAGATATATTACCTATTGATGGAGAAGAATATTTAGCAGAAGAATTAAGAGAATATATATTTGATGTTTTAAATGAAAATAGGTTAATTTTATCTCATTTTGCTCTTCCGGTTTTACAATTTAAAACACCTTTATCAATATTTGGAACATTTATAAAGGAAGAAAAAGATAAGATAGATATTAAAAAAGGTGGTATATTCCCTATTGTTCATGGAGTTAGAACATTGGCAGTAGAATACAGAATAAAAGAAACAAACACATTTGAAAGAATAAAACAGCTATCTGAGAAAAATTTATTCAATAGAGAGTTTGCAAGGGAATTAATAGAAGCTTATGAATTTATGCAAACATTGAGATTAAAAGCGAAAATAAAAAAGATAAAAGCTAATGAAAAACCTGATAATTATATAAATTTAAAAGATTTATCTAATATAGAAGCTGATATGCTTAAAGATTGCTTTAAAATAGTTAACAAATTTAAAGATTTTATAACAAATCATTATAAGCTAAATTATATATCATGAAGATTTTTGAAAGATTAAAAATAGAGTTTAAGAAAAAACAGCTTAAAAATAAAGATTATCTATTTTTGTTTGAAGAACCACCGGAAGATGAATTTGTGGCTTTTGATACGGAAACAACCGGATTAAACCCAAAAGAAGATGATATTCTCTCAATAGGAGCAGTTAAAATTAAGAATAATCAAATATTACTTTCTGAAAGATTTTACCAATTAGTAAAACCGGTAAAAGAAATTAATGAAGAAAGTATAAAAATCCATGGACTTAGAAAAAAAGATTTAGAAAATGGAATAGATGTTTATGAAGCTATTGATAAATTCGTCAGATTTGTAGGAAATAGAACTTTGGTAGGATATTATATAGAGTTTGACATAGCTATGATAAATAAATATTTTAAAAAATTATCCGGAACTACCCTTCCAAATAGATATATAGATATATCCGGACTTTATTATGATTATAAAATAGGAATAATTCCACAAGGAAATGTAGATTTAAGACTTGATACTATCATTAAAGATTTAGATATTCCAACTTTTGGAAAACATGATGCCTTAAATGATGCAATCATAACTGCAATGATATTTTTAAAATTAAAATCTATTTAATCATTTTTGCAATTTCTTTTGCGAAATAAGTAATAATTATATCCGCACCGGCTCTTTTAATTGCAGTGATTGTTTCAAGCATTACCTTTTTTTCATCTATCCAGCCAAGTTTTCCGGCAGCTTTTATCATAGAATACTCACCACTTACATTGTAAGCAGCAAGAGGAATATTAAAACTATCTTTTATTTCTCTTATTATATCAAGATATGCCAATGCCGGTTTAACCATTACTATATCTGCTCCCTCTTCTATATCAAGGGCTACTTCTCGTAAGGCTTCTAATCTATTTCCAATATCCATCTGATATGTTCTTCTATCTCCAAAAGCAGGTGTAGAATCTGCTGCTTCCCTAAATGGTCCATAGTAAGAAGAAGCATATTTTGCAGAATATGACATTATCGGAATATCATAATATCCGGCAGAATCTAAGGCTTCTCTTATTGCTTTTACAACTCCATCCATCATTCCTGATGGTGCTACCATATCTGCACCGGCTTTTGCATGAGAGATAACTTGTTTTTTTGTATTTTCAAGGGTGGCATCATTATCTACATCATGATTATGTAAAACTCCACAATGTCCATGGGAAGTATATTCACAAAAACAAACATCTGTAATAACATAAAGCTGAGGATAATTTTGTTTTATATATCTTATAGCCCTTTGTATAATACCTTCATCATTAAAGGTATCAGAACCTATCTCATCTTTATGAGAAGGAATACCGAATAATAAGATAGCAGGAATATTAAGCTCTACAACCTCATCAAGTTCCTTAGATAGATTATCTATTGAATATCTAAAAATGCCCGGCATAGAAGGTATCTCTTTTATTATATTTACACCATCTTCTACAAATATAGGATAAATAAGATTATCAACCGAAAGATGAGTTTCCCTTACAAGCCTTCTTATATTTTCATTTTTTCTTAATCTTCTAAGCCGGTTCGTAGGAAAAGCCATCTTAAAACTCCATTAATATTTGTTTTCTACCTTTGTACTTTCACAAACTTCTTTAATCTGTTCTTTGACTACTTTCCCATTTTCTATGATAGTTTCTTTAACTTTTTTACATTCTGTTCTTTGATTATTATCTATTGGTTCTGCTCTATACACTACTCTTCCATCTTCTGATGTATATTGGACAGGTCTTCCACTTTGTACTGCTTCAACTGCTCCTCTTTTTGATATCTCTGCTATTGTTGCTCCTGCAATTGCTCCAAGAACTCCACCTATAACGCCACCTTTCCATTTGTTATCATGTGTAAGGATTGCTCCGGCAGTTGCTCCTGTTACTGCACCGATAAGGCCACCTTCATAAGTTGTTTGGGAAGGTCTATAAGTTTCTGCACATGAAGTAATAAGCAATGCTGATACCACTGAAAATGCTATTAATTTTTTCATATTTTTAACCTCCAAACTTAAAATTAATCTGACATATACCTACTATTATAGCAGTTTCCATCCTTAAAATGTTATTACAAAGTTTTAATTTTTGAAATCCTTTTTTCAATAATAAATTTATCTCTTCTTCCGTAAAGCCACCTTCATTTCCTATAACAACAGCTATATCTGTTATATCTTTATTCATTTCTATATCATGCAAACTTTTTTCTCTCTCTTTTTCATAAAAAACAATTTTCAACTGATAGTTATCTATTATTTTATCCAATTTTATAGGTTTTTCAATAACAACAGGATAAACTCTTTTGCATTGTTTTATAGATTGGATTGCTATTTTTTTCCATTTTTCCAATTTTTTTATAACATCTTGCTCTTTTATTGCACAATTTTTAGTTATTACCGGAACAAATTTATAGACTCCAAGCTGAGATATATTATCTATAATTTCATCAATTTTAGAAAGTTGATAAGGAACTGCTAAATAAAGAGTTGTTTTTAATTTTTCTTCTTCTTGCTGAATTTTTTCAATAATTTCCAGTTTTGCATATTTTTTATTAATTTCTATAATTTTTGCTTTGTATATATTTCCCTGTAAATCATTTATTTCTAATAAATCCCCTTCTTTTAATCTTTTAACTTTTATTGCATGGTGTAGCTCTTCATCTTCAAGATAAGCAATATTATCTTCAACTTTTGCTATGAATCTTGGAAGGCTCATTTTTTAATCCTTTATAACTATTTTTCTAAATATAAATACGATAAAAAATACTATTGAATAAATAAGAACAATTGTTGCTCCGGAAGGAAGATTATACTCAAAAGATACAAAGATACCAAGAAGAACCATTATTAAACTGATAATAACAGAAGATATTAATATTTTTTTATAATGCCAAAATATTTGAGAACTAACTGCTGCCGGAAGTATCATCATAGCAGATGAAAGTATTGTCCCTACAAGCTTAATAGATAAAACCGTAGCAATTGCAAGAATTGTAATCATCATATAGTAATAAAAATTAGTGTTTATACCACTGATATAAGCAAGTTCTTCATCAAAACAGCAATAAAGAATTTTCTTAAAAGAAAGCCATAAAAATATAAATGTAAATATTGAAAATAAAAGCAAAATATAAATATCTTCATCTGTTATGGTGAGTATATTCCCAAATAAAAATGCAAATAAATCAGAATTATAATTAGGTGCAAATGTTATAACAATAACTCCAAGAGCCATTGACATAGATAATAATATACCTATTGATATATCTTCATGGATATTTCCTTTTTTACTAATATATCCTATCAGTAGACCTATAAAAACTGCAAATAAAGAGCCTGTTAAACTTGGGGATATTCCTGCTACAAAACCAATAGCAAGACCACCAAATGCTGCATGGGATATTCCTATATTTATAAATGACCATTTTTTTATAACTATAAAAAGAGATAAAACAGATAGTAGTAAAGATAATAAAACTCCACCTATTATTGCATTTCTTATAAATGATATATCTAATAACTCCATTACTTCCTCTTTAAAATCCATCTTAAAATAAATATAATAACAATTCCGGCTACAATATTTGTAAAATTATACTCTATATTTGCATTGAAAATTGTGTTTATTGCCCATATCAATAAAACTACAATAGCAATATGAAATAATAAAGAAATTATTAATACTGCTATCACTACTAAAACTGAGATTAAAACTGCAATATTCATTTTAAGCTAAAATTTTGGCAAGTTATACATTCAGGTGAGTGGATAAGAAGTTTTACTTCTGAGCCATATAGATTAAATAATACATCTTTTTGTAAAAACTGCTGTGGTGGCCCAAAATAATGTAATTTTTTATTTAATCCAGCTACTTTATCTACAAAATTTCCAACAACACCAATATCATGTGATACCATAACTATTGTTATACCTTTTTCATCTCTTAATCTCTTTAAAAAATCATAAAATCCTTCCTGTGCAACAACATCTATTCCGGTTGAAGGTTCATCTAAAAACATAATCTTAGGCTCAGAGGCCAAAACCCTTGCAATTGATATTCTTTGTTTTTGTCCACCGGAAAGCTTAGAAAAAGGTTTATATTCAAAGCCGGACATACCTACATACTCAATATATTTTAATGCTTCTTTTCTCTTTTCTTTTTCGGACATTTTTTTATTTATCAACCCAAGCATAACCACATCTAATGCTGAGAAAGGAAAATCTATCTCATAATCAGCCCTTTGGGGTAAATATCCAATAATTCCTTCTTTTATGGCTTCTTTTATAGTTTTATCAAAAATTTTTATAATGCCTTTTTCCGGCTTTATTAATCCAAGTATAGTCCGGATTAATGTTGTTTTTCCACCACCATTAGGACCAACAATAGCAACAATTTCCCCTTCTTCTATCTGAATATTTATATCTTCTAAAATATACCTTCCACCTAAATAAACATACAAATCAAATATTTCAATCGCTTTCATAAATTTCCTTTTATTAATTTTTTTCTGTTAATATTGTATTTACCATCTTTAAATAACTCTTGATTTATTATTTTTGGATTTTTGGATTTCAAGTCTTCATAATTTTCAAATATTTTGATTTCATCTAATAAACACCACTCTTTTA
This genomic stretch from Venenivibrio stagnispumantis harbors:
- a CDS encoding YMGG-like glycine zipper-containing protein is translated as MKKLIAFSVVSALLITSCAETYRPSQTTYEGGLIGAVTGATAGAILTHDNKWKGGVIGGVLGAIAGATIAEISKRGAVEAVQSGRPVQYTSEDGRVVYRAEPIDNNQRTECKKVKETIIENGKVVKEQIKEVCESTKVENKY
- the hemB gene encoding porphobilinogen synthase, coding for MAFPTNRLRRLRKNENIRRLVRETHLSVDNLIYPIFVEDGVNIIKEIPSMPGIFRYSIDNLSKELDEVVELNIPAILLFGIPSHKDEIGSDTFNDEGIIQRAIRYIKQNYPQLYVITDVCFCEYTSHGHCGVLHNHDVDNDATLENTKKQVISHAKAGADMVAPSGMMDGVVKAIREALDSAGYYDIPIMSYSAKYASSYYGPFREAADSTPAFGDRRTYQMDIGNRLEALREVALDIEEGADIVMVKPALAYLDIIREIKDSFNIPLAAYNVSGEYSMIKAAGKLGWIDEKKVMLETITAIKRAGADIIITYFAKEIAKMIK
- a CDS encoding RsmE family RNA methyltransferase, which produces MSLPRFIAKVEDNIAYLEDEELHHAIKVKRLKEGDLLEINDLQGNIYKAKIIEINKKYAKLEIIEKIQQEEEKLKTTLYLAVPYQLSKIDEIIDNISQLGVYKFVPVITKNCAIKEQDVIKKLEKWKKIAIQSIKQCKRVYPVVIEKPIKLDKIIDNYQLKIVFYEKEREKSLHDIEMNKDITDIAVVIGNEGGFTEEEINLLLKKGFQKLKLCNNILRMETAIIVGICQINFKFGG
- a CDS encoding putative nucleotidyltransferase substrate binding domain-containing protein; translated protein: MSLADIKLYLKSTTPYQFLTENQLDKIINNTDIVYLKENKQVEDTENNIYIVLKGLIVEIDKEGKEVEYYPKDATFDIKSIKNGNSENIFVAKEEAILYKIPKTIIKQIFEENKEFQNYFLKSLSERLSSLSQTDTYLFSKIKNIPFSKPVILDKNLPIIEAVKEMDKQKATSIIVDFGENYGIITDSDLRKKVIIAQKDINLPIEEIANKNLISVNIDDFLFDAIMKMIKHNIKRVVIEDKGKIVGILNETDLLTLYSNQPQFLALKIEKASSLEEVKNISEGMINVVNLLLKEGIRIRHIMKFVTEINIKIYKKVFNLLADEEIKNNVALIIMGSEGRKEQILKTDQDNGLILKDGFNKDLEEFANKFTQSLIYLGYPPCDGNVMVSNKEFRKKLSEYKEDILKWIDKHEKYLNLSIMIDILPIDGEEYLAEELREYIFDVLNENRLILSHFALPVLQFKTPLSIFGTFIKEEKDKIDIKKGGIFPIVHGVRTLAVEYRIKETNTFERIKQLSEKNLFNREFARELIEAYEFMQTLRLKAKIKKIKANEKPDNYINLKDLSNIEADMLKDCFKIVNKFKDFITNHYKLNYIS
- a CDS encoding DUF485 domain-containing protein translates to MDYKLVEKIKSLPEFQKLVAERNKIMITLTAIELIVYFGFILLVAFNKEFLATKLGDGVTTIGIPIGIGVIVISFLLTGVYVYIANKEYDELSEKIKEKVKKEV
- a CDS encoding cation acetate symporter — its product is MLSKRGIFFYLASLAVVALAFAAGVEGEVKKQPVNMNAIIMFLIFVAATLGITYWAAKRTRTAKDFYTAGGGITGFQNGLAIAGDFMSAASFLGIAGLVYKSGYDGLLYSIGFLVGWPIVMFLLSEPLRNLGKYTFADVTSFRLEQRRIRILASLGSISVVIFYLIAQMVGAGKLIQLLFGLPYSTAIIIVGTLMIIYVTFGGMLATTWIQIVKAILLLGGASFMALMVLMHFGFSFTELFRTATQVHAKGEAIMAPGGLVSDPLNAISLGLALMFGTAGLPHILMRFFTVPNAKEARKSVFFATGFIGYFYILTFIIGFGAIALFVNHPEFFTNAKQIVVDGITKIVSATDETKNLIGDKKALIGGENMTAIHLANAVGGSVFMGFISAVAFATILAVVAGLTLAGASTISHDLYANVIGKGKIDEQTEMKVSKITTFIIGILAILLGIAFEKQNVAFMVGLAFAIAASVNFPILLLSIYWKGLTTRGAFWGGLTGLVIAIVLIIISPAVWKDVLGNPDGLIKLKNPAIFSMTATFIVAYIISKLDNSERAKIDKEGFEPQYVRSQTGIGAEGAVSH
- a CDS encoding OprD family porin, with the translated sequence MKKLAVATLIAGVATQSFAATDLESAFKEAKLLGQIRAFYIDRNYESGGNDRSAFAIGGKAGFETAPVYGLKAGVMFYTTNGIDAHRTDNGVLNKHLDSSLFGKDKKSTTYVGQLYLQYDINKTTLKIGRQEINTPLAGMDDARMLPNLFEGALITNKSLDKTTLILGHFWNMAYGTFANAYSACSYLGLQSGYGCGGYTSLNVGLAKYDTGNFMNMGKQAIGKSNAGVTVLAAIYEGIPNLKLQFWDYYAWDMLNAVYLQGDYTFNVANMKTTVSAQYINETNVGNNIKKVFGKEVGANLFGAKINVNPVSSLNVYAAWSTTGKDEGKLLNGGLVTPWGGTPGFVQGTVTRLGYVADTTAWKVGASYDIIKGLNLHVAYSYFNVGNKAVYASRTHDASETDWDITYKCRLIKNLEWKARGIYTWNFVPGQNFTEYRLIANYNF
- a CDS encoding metal ABC transporter permease, whose protein sequence is MDFKEEVMELLDISFIRNAIIGGVLLSLLLSVLSLFIVIKKWSFINIGISHAAFGGLAIGFVAGISPSLTGSLFAVFIGLLIGYISKKGNIHEDISIGILLSMSMALGVIVITFAPNYNSDLFAFLFGNILTITDEDIYILLLFSIFTFIFLWLSFKKILYCCFDEELAYISGINTNFYYYMMITILAIATVLSIKLVGTILSSAMMILPAAVSSQIFWHYKKILISSVIISLIMVLLGIFVSFEYNLPSGATIVLIYSIVFFIVFIFRKIVIKD
- a CDS encoding 3'-5' exonuclease — translated: MKIFERLKIEFKKKQLKNKDYLFLFEEPPEDEFVAFDTETTGLNPKEDDILSIGAVKIKNNQILLSERFYQLVKPVKEINEESIKIHGLRKKDLENGIDVYEAIDKFVRFVGNRTLVGYYIEFDIAMINKYFKKLSGTTLPNRYIDISGLYYDYKIGIIPQGNVDLRLDTIIKDLDIPTFGKHDALNDAIITAMIFLKLKSI
- a CDS encoding metal ABC transporter ATP-binding protein; this encodes MKAIEIFDLYVYLGGRYILEDINIQIEEGEIVAIVGPNGGGKTTLIRTILGLIKPEKGIIKIFDKTIKEAIKEGIIGYLPQRADYEIDFPFSALDVVMLGLINKKMSEKEKRKEALKYIEYVGMSGFEYKPFSKLSGGQKQRISIARVLASEPKIMFLDEPSTGIDVVAQEGFYDFLKRLRDEKGITIVMVSHDIGVVGNFVDKVAGLNKKLHYFGPPQQFLQKDVLFNLYGSEVKLLIHSPECITCQNFSLK